In Blastocatellia bacterium, the genomic window AGACGCTCCAGGACCGACCGAGCGAGCTTTCCGCAGCGCCCCCCACCAGCAGCCGGATTGACAATGGCTAGAAATTCATCGCGCGCTGTCATTGATCCGCCCCATTGTTGCGGTCCGGGTCTAAGCCATAGATCGCTCCCCTCAGAGTGGCCTGATGGCCTCCCGGCGGTCCAGTCGGCGACGTAAGATTTCGGCCAGCTCCCCCCGCTTGATTTTCAGCGACGCGGTGCGGGGAAAATCCTCGTTCCAGATGACGTATCCGCTCACTCGCTTGTAATCGGGCAATCGCCGATTCCGCTGTACCAGCTCCGCATGGAGAGATTCGCTCATCTCCAGCTCTCCATCCAGATGGAGCACGATAACCAATTGCTCGTCCCGCAACGTCCCTACCGGCCAGATGTAATTGGCGGCGAAGACGCAGAATTCCTTCACCGGCAGCCCATCGAAGACGGACTCGACATCCTCGGGATAGATATTCTTGCCGCCTTCGGTGACGATCATATTTTTCTTTCGCCCGACCAACTGGATATGGCCCATCGGATCCAGGCGACCGAGGTCTCCGGTGAGCAACCATCCATCCACAATCGTCTCGGCGGTCAATTCCGGATCATCGAGATAGTGAGACATGACATTTCGTCCTCGCACGGCGATCTCCCCGATGCCCTCGGCGTCGGGATTGATGATTTTGACTTCGACACCAGGAAGAGGCCTTCCCACCGTGTCGGGTCGGAAAGGCTTGAGATCGTTGACCGACACAGCCGTGCACGCTTCGGTCAGTCCGTACCCGTTAGCCACCGGGATGCCGAGGTCATAAAAGAACTGGAGCATGGCCGGATCGCTCGCCGCGCCGCCGACGACGACCAGCTCCAGCTCGCCCCCAAATGCCTCGTGGACCTGGGGGAAAAGTCGCCGACTGAGCCGAAGATTGGGCTGCTTGCGCGTGAGGAAACGATTCAGCCGCATCAGACCTCGAAGCAGCAGGCGCCGATGATAGGGAAGTTCGGCGAATCGAGCTTTCACTCCCTTCTCCAGATTCTTGAGCACAAGCGGAACCAGGCTCACGTGGGTGATTTTGTAGCGTCGGAAGGCGTCGCGCACGAACTCCGGTCGAAGCGTGCGCAGATGCACGACAGCCGCTCCGCAGACGAACGGTCCGATGAATCCCACCATGAAATCAATCGCGTGGTTAGTCGGCAGGATGCTCAGATAGCGCACCCCCGGTCGGAAAGGATAGATGGCCGTGAGCGAGCGACACTGCTCCAGATAGTTATCGTGTGTGAGCACGCAGCCTTTGGGTCGTCCCCCCGTTCCCGATGAGTAAACGATACAGGCCGTATCCGATCGGCTTCGGGCGACGAACGTGGGCTCGCGTTCGCCCACACACTCTTCCCATCGTTCAGCCTCGCCGAGATCAGCACCCGCAGGGGCTTCGGTCACGAGAATGAGCTTCGGCCTTGTTGTCGGAGGTTCCGGTTCAGACGATTCAGAGGCCGATTGCGCTGCCCCGTCAGCCATCGCCCGGCTGAGGGCACGCCAGATAAAATGCTCCGTGATTAAGACTTCCGCCCGACTATGCGCGAGCAGTCGAAGAT contains:
- a CDS encoding AMP-binding protein, translating into MLDLTRYQSLGEALRDAVRTWPEEICLIEADRDRENCRLTYREFERAMLALASGLQERGVGEGTRVAIIMTNQSKWLISAAAVFFCGGVLVPLDYKLTAEEHLRLLAHSRAEVLITEHFIWRALSRAMADGAAQSASESSEPEPPTTRPKLILVTEAPAGADLGEAERWEECVGEREPTFVARSRSDTACIVYSSGTGGRPKGCVLTHDNYLEQCRSLTAIYPFRPGVRYLSILPTNHAIDFMVGFIGPFVCGAAVVHLRTLRPEFVRDAFRRYKITHVSLVPLVLKNLEKGVKARFAELPYHRRLLLRGLMRLNRFLTRKQPNLRLSRRLFPQVHEAFGGELELVVVGGAASDPAMLQFFYDLGIPVANGYGLTEACTAVSVNDLKPFRPDTVGRPLPGVEVKIINPDAEGIGEIAVRGRNVMSHYLDDPELTAETIVDGWLLTGDLGRLDPMGHIQLVGRKKNMIVTEGGKNIYPEDVESVFDGLPVKEFCVFAANYIWPVGTLRDEQLVIVLHLDGELEMSESLHAELVQRNRRLPDYKRVSGYVIWNEDFPRTASLKIKRGELAEILRRRLDRREAIRPL